Below is a window of Geomonas oryzisoli DNA.
CCAGCTCTTCGTGCAAAACGACGACCCGGTCATCCTCATGAAGCTGGAGACCCTGCAGGTGATCGACGCCAACCCCGCGGCGCTCACACTCTACGGGCTGCGCCGCGAGGAACTCCCCTCGCTCCGTATCGACACCCTCATCGCCCCCGCGGACCTGGACAAGATCAGGACCGAGCTCGCCCAGCACAACATCTCGCAGGGATTCCTGCAGCGGGCGGTGAGCTACAAGACGGGAGGCGAGAAGATCATCATCTCCCTGCGGGGCACCAGGATCATGCTCAAGGACGAGGAGCTGCTGCTCTGCTCGATCCGGGACATCTCCGAGAAGCTCCGCATGGAGCAGGAGATCCGGGCCACCCAGGCCAAGCTGATCCAGACCAACAAGATGACCTCCCTGGGGATGCTGGTTTCCAGCGTCGCGCACGAGATCAACAACCCCAACCACTGCATCTCCATCAACAACACCGTGCTGACCCAGATCACCCGGGACGCCCTGGCGCAGTTGAAGACACTCAGCGAGGGACAGGGAGAGTTGGACCTGGGCGGATTCTCCTACGACGAGGTCCTGGATATGGTCCCCAAGCTGCACGACGGCATCCGGGAGGGATCGCTGCAGATCGACAAGATCGTGCGCGACATGAAGAACTTCAGCAAGCCGGCCGAACTGGACATGCAGGGGACCATCGACGTGAACCGGTCCGCGGAGAACGCCGCCGCCATGCTGTGGCACCACATCCAGCGCAACACCGACTGCTACCGGACGGAACTTGGGCAGAACCTCCCCGCCGTACAGGGAAGCCAACAGCAGATTGACCAGGTGGTGATCAACCTGGTCATGAACGCGCTGCAGTCACTGCCCGACAAGCAAGCCGGGGTGACGGTTCGGACCTGGTTTGACGAGGGGCGGCAGACGGTGAACGTGAGCGTCGAAGACCAGGGGGACGGCATGTCCGAGGAGGTGCTGGCGCGCCTCACCGAGCCATTTTTCACCATGAGGATCAACAAGGGGGGGACCGGTCTGGGCCTGTATATCTCCTCGTCCATCGTCAAAGAGCATGGCGGCAGTCTGGATTTCGAATCCGAGCCGGGCAAGGGAACCAGGGTAACGGTCCGCCTCCCGATCCGGCCATAGGCAATCCCCCTCAACAGGGCCCGCCCCGGGAATCACACCTCGACAAAAGAAAGGGAAAGATCGGTGAGGTCGGCGACCAGCAGGCGGTTCAAAAGCCTCGGCGTTCCCGCCATGACGTCGCACAGTTCGTTGCACATAAGCCCCGCCACCACGAATACGCCGTAGGGGGTCACCTCGATAGGCCCCGCGGGCTGACGACTGCCGGCATAGATCTCCTCGAGCGGTTGGGATTCCCCCTTCACCAGAGTCAGCACCTGCCCGCGATCTCCCTGCACGCCGCCGTGGATGAAGCGGCACCCGGCCGGAAGCGCGCCGTAGAGGGCGAAGCGGCCGGTGAAGTTGTCCAAGCAGTCGGCGACCACCGTGCAATCCCCGGGCAGGCGGAAGCCGCCCTCTATCCTCGTGTCGTGCCCCACTACCTCCACGGCCGAGTTGATCGCCTGCAGCCGCTCGCACGCCACCAGCACCTTTTTTCTCCCCAGGTCACACTCCCCGTACAGGCTCTGCCGGTGCAGGTCGGACAGCTCCACCGTGCCGTCGTCGACTACGTGCATGCGGGCCACCCCGGCGCGCGCCATGATCTGGCTCACGGTGGCACCCAGGCCGCCGACGCCGGCCACGAGCAGGGTGCTCGAGGCGATCAGACACTGTTTTTCATCCCCCCAGAAGAGTCGCTGCCTGGCGTAGCGGTCGTCCATCGCCTATCCTCCCGCTCCCGGAGGAAAGAGCGCCAGCACATCCCCGTCCTTCACCGTCGTCTCCAGCTTTTCCAGGTGCAGGATGTTCCTCCGGTTCAAAAGGATGATGGTCCCGGCGCGCAGCAGGTTTTCCCCGCTGACGAGCTTCCCGGTCACCGGGACAGGCTCGCCCGCCTGGAAGCGCTCCAGGAGCGCCCCCACGGTGTCCCCTTCGCGCCAGGGGAGCTCGGCGTATTCCCTGCCGGACAAGGCGAGCCGCAGCGTGCCGTAAAACTGGAGCCGTACCATCGCGCGCCCCCTCAGGCGATCCGGCGGGTGAAGGCGGCGTAACCGGCGTCCCCCTGCATGAGCCGCCGCCCCGGGAAGGGGAGCCGTGCCCGCACCATCTGGTAGTAGACGCCCGAATCGTTGGTCTCGCCGATCAGGACGGCACCGACGACCCGCTCCTTTTCGTCCAGAAAGATCTTCCGGTAGCGGCGGGAGGCGAGCGAGCCGTGCACCACGGTCCGCCCGACCGCGTCGGAGCAGCAGCCGATGGCGGCCACGTCCAGCCCGAAGACCTCCGTGATGTTGTTTTTCATGCTCCCTTCGTAGAGCTGGTTCAAGCCGAGCATGTTGCGCGCGGCAACCTCCCCCTGCTCGACCGCCGTGATCCAGTTCCCCTGGACCGTGGTCTCCCCGGTCACGTAGTCCCTCCCCTGCGCCGCGTCCCCGGCGGCGAAGATGGCGGGACAGCTGGTCCGGCAGCAGTCGTCGACGAGGATGCCGTCGGAGACGGCAAGGCCCGCCTCACGGGCGAGGAGGGTGTTGGGCAGCACCCCCTTGCCGACCAGCAGCGCGTCGGTATCGAGGTTTTTGCCCGATGCCAGCGACAGCCGCAGCCGCTCCCCCTCCAGCACCTCGCTGATCTCCTCGCGCTTGTGCAGCGTCACCCCTGATGCCTGGAAATGCTCCTCCAGAACGGCCGCCGACTCGGCATCGAGTAGCCGGCTGAAGATCCGGTCCGATCCGACCACCAGGTGACGCTCGACCTCCGGCGAGAGGTGGGAGAGCACCGGGACGCTGACCAGCCCGGCTCCCAGCGCGGTGACGCATCGCGCCGGTTGCAAAAGCGCAGCGAGCCGGTCCGCGTCAGCCAGGTGGCGCAGGGTGCTGACCCGCTCACTCCCCGGCTTGAAGGGGCGCGCCTCGCTGCCCAGGGCGAGGAGGAGTGCATTGAAGCCGAGCGAGCTGCCGTCGGCCAGCCGGAGCTCGCGCCGGTCCGGATCGACCGAGAGTGCCGCCTGCCCGAACAACGTGGTCACGCCCATGTCACGGTAGAAAGCGTCGTCCGCGATGAAGAGGTTTTGCCTGGCGGTCTTGCCGCCGATGAAGTATGGCGTCAGCACCCGGGAATAGGCCGGGCACGCCTCCCGGTCCACCAGCGCGACGCTGACCCGGCTCGAGTGGCGGCGGATGGTGCGCACCGCCTGCAGCCCGGCCGCCGAGTTGCCGACGATAACGATATCGAACTGCTGCATGTAACAAACCTCCTGTGTGAGCCGGAGGGGGACTGGCTCCGCCAGGTGCCAGTCCCCTTGGTACTTGCGAGGGAGGGGGGACTGGCTCCGCAGGTGCCAGTCCCCTTAGTGCTTGAGTAAGGTGGCTGAGCTGAAAGAAGCGGCTACGAAAGCCCGAGCGCCTTCACCTTCTCCGCGCTGGGGATCCCCTCATCCCACCCCCGGACCCGGTAGTACTCCGACAGCATCTCGGGAAGGCGCGACACCGCCCCCTTCATGGGCCCGTCCGGCAGCGGCTCGCTGAGGATGCGCCTGGGCAGGGTGTCCTGGGACGGGTCGATCCCCGCCTTCAGGTTGAAGAGCCGCTCCATGGTGTAGATCCGGTCCCCCGCCTCCATCATCTGCTCCTCGGTGAAGGCGTGCCCGGTCGCCGCGTTGAAGAGCTTCGTCACCTGCGGGATGCCGATGGCGAAGGTGGTGAACAGGCAGACCCCGGCGGAATCGACCACCGCGGTGACGTCCTGGAACGCCTTGGCCCAGGCGGCCTTACCCTCGATAGCCTCAGGGTCGAGCTTTTCCGGTACCCCGAGGATCTCCGGCGACACCAGGTAGCCGCGCACGTGGCAGGCGCCGCGGTTGCTGGTCGCGTACTCGAGCCCCATCCCCTGGATGGCGCGGCCGTCGTAGGCGGGAAACTCCTGTTTCTTGACCGTCATGGACAGCTCCGGCGCCCCGCAGCTCTCGGCCAGCCGGTAGGAGCCAAGCCCCGCCCTCGTGCCGAACCCTTCCCCCTTGCCGGTCAGCTCCACCAGCCGGACCATGGCGTTGCCGTCGCCGAACCGAAGCGGCATCCCGGTATCGGCGTCGCTCAAGAGCCCCTTCTCGTACAGCTCCATGGCGCAGGCCACCGTCGATCCCATGGTGATGGTGTCCATGCCGTACTCGTCGCACAGGTAGTTGGCCTTGACGATGGCGGCCAAGTCGGACACGCCGCAGGCCGCCCCCAGCGACCACAGGGTCTCGTATTCCGGCCCCTCCCCGCTGCCGGAGAAGCGCGGCTCGGCGAGCCTCGTCACCCGCCCGCAGCCGATGACGCACCCCATGCACCCCTTGTTGCGCTTCAGGAAAGTCTGGGCCAGACGCTCACCCGAAATATCCTCGGCCTTGTCGAAGGTCCCGCACTGCGAGTTGCGGGTGGGAAGCGCGCCGCTTTGGTTGATGATGTTGACCAGCACCGCCGTCCCCAGGGCCGGGAGCCCCTCCGCGGAAACCGGGTGCTGGCGCAGCATCTTCAAGGTCTCCCGGGCGCCGTCGCGAAAGGCCGCGCGGTCGGCCGCCGTCACGCCGCCGGTCCCGCGTACCGCCACGGCCTTCAGGTTCTTGCTCCCCATCACCGCGCCCACGCCGCTTCTCCCCGCGGCGCGGTGCTTGTCGTTCACGATGCAGGCGAAATGAACCAGCTTCTCCCCGGCCGGACCGATGCAGGCCACTTTGG
It encodes the following:
- a CDS encoding HesA/MoeB/ThiF family protein — its product is MDDRYARQRLFWGDEKQCLIASSTLLVAGVGGLGATVSQIMARAGVARMHVVDDGTVELSDLHRQSLYGECDLGRKKVLVACERLQAINSAVEVVGHDTRIEGGFRLPGDCTVVADCLDNFTGRFALYGALPAGCRFIHGGVQGDRGQVLTLVKGESQPLEEIYAGSRQPAGPIEVTPYGVFVVAGLMCNELCDVMAGTPRLLNRLLVADLTDLSLSFVEV
- a CDS encoding MoaD/ThiS family protein; translated protein: MVRLQFYGTLRLALSGREYAELPWREGDTVGALLERFQAGEPVPVTGKLVSGENLLRAGTIILLNRRNILHLEKLETTVKDGDVLALFPPGAGG
- a CDS encoding NAD(P)/FAD-dependent oxidoreductase, with product MQQFDIVIVGNSAAGLQAVRTIRRHSSRVSVALVDREACPAYSRVLTPYFIGGKTARQNLFIADDAFYRDMGVTTLFGQAALSVDPDRRELRLADGSSLGFNALLLALGSEARPFKPGSERVSTLRHLADADRLAALLQPARCVTALGAGLVSVPVLSHLSPEVERHLVVGSDRIFSRLLDAESAAVLEEHFQASGVTLHKREEISEVLEGERLRLSLASGKNLDTDALLVGKGVLPNTLLAREAGLAVSDGILVDDCCRTSCPAIFAAGDAAQGRDYVTGETTVQGNWITAVEQGEVAARNMLGLNQLYEGSMKNNITEVFGLDVAAIGCCSDAVGRTVVHGSLASRRYRKIFLDEKERVVGAVLIGETNDSGVYYQMVRARLPFPGRRLMQGDAGYAAFTRRIA
- a CDS encoding aldehyde ferredoxin oxidoreductase family protein, giving the protein MGNGWHGKLLRVNLTEKSCTIEPLNLEWAAAYVGGRGLASKYLMDEVDPAIDALAPGNKLILATGPLTGTYGAANGRYMVVTKSPLTGTIACSNSGGYFPCELKYAGYDLVIIEGRAETPLYLKIHNDTAELADASHLWGKTTDQTEDAIRAEFHGDAKVACIGPAGEKLVHFACIVNDKHRAAGRSGVGAVMGSKNLKAVAVRGTGGVTAADRAAFRDGARETLKMLRQHPVSAEGLPALGTAVLVNIINQSGALPTRNSQCGTFDKAEDISGERLAQTFLKRNKGCMGCVIGCGRVTRLAEPRFSGSGEGPEYETLWSLGAACGVSDLAAIVKANYLCDEYGMDTITMGSTVACAMELYEKGLLSDADTGMPLRFGDGNAMVRLVELTGKGEGFGTRAGLGSYRLAESCGAPELSMTVKKQEFPAYDGRAIQGMGLEYATSNRGACHVRGYLVSPEILGVPEKLDPEAIEGKAAWAKAFQDVTAVVDSAGVCLFTTFAIGIPQVTKLFNAATGHAFTEEQMMEAGDRIYTMERLFNLKAGIDPSQDTLPRRILSEPLPDGPMKGAVSRLPEMLSEYYRVRGWDEGIPSAEKVKALGLS